The sequence CACCGCCACCTCCCAGGGATCTGCACAGGGTCCCGAGGAGGCCACCGTGGTGGCCACCCCACTGGAGGAAAGCGGGTGGCGACTGTGCAATACCCAACAGGGACAAAAATAGTGGCAGTGACCGCATGGGCCGGCTGCAATTTCTTCATCGCTTGGGCGCACGTCACCGGTGTCTCATGACTCTGGACGAGAGAGCAAGACAGGAAAGAAAGCGCCCAGAGAGGTTGCAGGAACCTGACGGCTTGCAAGTGTGTGGGAGCTGACGTGGGGAGGACCCAGCCAGGACCTGGGCACGCTCCCGCTTGGTGTGTGGGAAGGCGGGGGGCTGGCTGTGGCGGTCAGGATGGGAGCAGcgctggccccagccccaccgAGCTGCCCACACTGCGGGAAAAGGCACTGAGGAGGTTTCCACCACGCTCACGCTATCTCGCTCATTGACCAGGCATGGACCCCCGGGGcacccaggggctgggggggccacCCACATGGCCCCAGCCTCTAAAGGGGTCACAGCCCTCCCAAAGAGGGGACATCCACCACCCCGTGCACCCCGCTTAGCCAGGAGGTGCCATGCTGCCGGCAAGGGGAGAGGATGGGGGGATGCGGTGAGGGCATGGCAGGGgcatccccagggctggggtcaAGTTCAGCCCTTTGTGTGTCAGTTTCCCCCCCAGACCACAAAAGGCAGCCAagcatggggcagggacagggcagaaaTGGGGGAGTGGGACCCCCAGcgcctcagtttccccacagCCAGTAACTTGCGGGGGGGTCCAGCCTTTGCCCCTTTTTTCCACCCAAAATACATGGCAGGTGAGCTGGCCGCATTCCGGTCACCTTACAGCAGGGACACTGGGAATGCCACATCCCAGCCGCTCCCATCCCACCCAGTGCCACCATGCTGGGGACCATCTCTGGGCCCCTCCCCACGGGGctacatggaaataaaaataatagcttttaaTAAGTCAATAAAAATCCTATGTGAAAATACAGCTTGGGAGGAACTGGGGGTTCACTCTTGTCCCCCAGCAATAGGCGacagcccaggcaggggcagggggccaCCCTGGAGGGACCACAGCTGCCCCCACCTTGGAGATTTTTGGGGTGCCAGGGGGAAGCCCAGCTCCGGGGATGCTTTCACCCCTCCACAGGGCTGGTCCAGGGGTGCCCCAGAGCATCACAGCCACCCCGCACCCAAGGGGACCTCACCCACGGGGGGACACACAGGGTGTGGGGACAcatcctgccagccctgggctgtCACCCCCAACACCACAGTGGCACATCACTGCTCTCTAGCACATCCCCTCCTCCAGCAGGTCCCCAGGGACACCCACTCTCCTCCcgagccccccacccctgcgCAGGCAGGACTGGAGACAGAGGATGGTGGCCCTTTGGCCTCGCCTGTGGGGTGGCACGGTGGGGAATGCTCTCCCCTCCCACAGGACactgtcccactgccacaaGGCCACCAGGTCCCTGAAGCCACCATgtccccagcaggcagggagtgACGCTGCACCCGGCTCTGCCCCGCACCAGGGGGagccttaaaattaaaaaataaagaatagaGGGGGGAGTCGGGAGTGGGGGGAAGGGGAGTCCCGCCGTGCCACCGTGCTGGGCCAGCCGGCATGGGGACAGCCAGCCACTATCTGCTGCTCTCCTGacgctgctgcagcagctggatgaCCTCAGCGATGCCCTCCTCAGGGACCTGCCAGGGGGGGACAGAGGGGGTGTCAGCCCCGGGGGGACACTCCACCGTGGCGGGTCCCCGGGGAAGGGCAGCGGCTCACCAAGGCATGATCGAAGTTGAAGGTGCTGATGTAATACGCTGATATGTCAGCGGCGGCCAGCGGCTCGGCGATCTGCGCCACGATGCCACACTCGTCTGGGGAGGCAAGGGGGCACAGCCATGGGGACACACAGGGAGAGCGTCACCTGGAAGCACCCCCCGGGTAGGGGAGGACAGATGGTGGTGGCACAGAGgggacacacacagagccaccATGGCCACACTCACCGAAGCCGAGGGGCTGCCCGCCGATCCGCACCATCCGCCACAGCTCCCCTGTCGAGCTGGTCAGCAGCAGGTCGCTGGGGAacctgggggggggcagggtgagTGTAACCCCCCTCCCTCCTTGAGCCCGCAGCCCCAGGGATGGACAGCCCTAGGGATGGCACCTACCGCTTCTGGGTTTCGGCGTCCATCACGATGGAGATGTAGCCCTCGatgagggagaaggagaagaaggtgATGGAGTCGAGGTCCTGGCTGCCGGTGCCAGCTTCCcttggggggctgcagagcagggtgcatggggaaagagctgcagggaggggtCGTGACTCCCAGAACTGGGAGAAGGGCTTGGTGGTGGCACTGGGTGTTTTTGAGCATCGTGttgggatgctgcagggtgagctggcggctggggggaggagagggagggccAGGAGCAGCTGATACCTGCAGGGTCTGTGACTAGCACAGCCACCAGGTCAGGGGCAGCAGGTGCTGGCCACAGTCAGGACAGGGGTGACACCAGGTTTTGGGGCATCCTCAAAatgctgcagtgcctgcagagcaggagggtcCCACCAGAAGGGACCCCATCCTGGGGGACGCAGGAGGTCCTTGGCCAGGAGCATCCCCTCTCCCTAGATGCCATTCCCACCAGCCTTTCGAAACCCACCCTCTCCTGTTCTGCAGTCCCCCCTTCCCAGGCTTTGCTGCAATGGAGGGCTCGTCCCCCGGGTCACCTCAGTCTCCCGCCTCCCATGGTGGCAGCGGGACCCACAGCGTGCTCGGCAGGGCAAAATCAGTTTGCAAAATACACCCAGAGCTTGAAAAGCCCCTGGGAGCAAGGGGGAGACATGTCACTGCAGTTCAGGTGGCACCGGACGAGGGGCCACTACTaagtccccatccctgggacCCACCTGTGGGAGTAGAAGAGGACATCGATAAGCATGGTGGCGATGGCAGGCAGCGTGTCGGGGGCCACGGCCATGACACAGAAGCGGGTCTGGGGGCTCTGCACGGGGTGCAgcgtggggctggcagct comes from Falco naumanni isolate bFalNau1 chromosome 1, bFalNau1.pat, whole genome shotgun sequence and encodes:
- the CASTOR1 gene encoding cytosolic arginine sensor for mTORC1 subunit 1 isoform X3; this translates as MDLHILEHRVRVLSLARRGLWLYTHPLLKLLFLPQRCRCKFFSLTETPEDYTIMLDEEGFKELPPSEFMQVADSTWLVLSVVSNGRAPSGCQATGVTKIARSVIAPLAEHHVSVLMLSTYQTDFILVRERDLPVVIHTLAGEFDIYKEESGECVPVTCDDVSNGFLKPKPAASPTLHPVQSPQTRFCVMAVAPDTLPAIATMLIDVLFYSHSPPREAGTGSQDLDSITFFSFSLIEGYISIVMDAETQKRFPSDLLLTSSTGELWRMVRIGGQPLGFDECGIVAQIAEPLAAADISAYYISTFNFDHASLRRASLRSSSCCSSVRRAADSGWLSPCRLAQHGGTAGLPFPPLPTPPSILYFLILRLPLVRGRAGCSVTPCLLGTWWLQGPGGLVAVGQCPVGGESIPHRATPQARPKGHHPLSPVLPAQGWGAREESGCPWGPAGGGDVLESSDVPLWCWG